TTAGAAATACATCACAGATTCAAAAAGGACGCTCCAAGTGGGACAGCTTTAAAACTTCTTGAAGTATCCGCCCAAGCTCTGGATAAAGATCCTTCCAAGTTGGGTAAGTTCGGAAGGGAAGGTGTAGATCCAAGAGGGGATGAAATAGGGGTCATGTCTCTGCGGGGTGGAGATGTAGTCGGAGAGCACACTCTCTACCTTATAGGCTTTGGAGAGAGGATAGAGCTTACCCATCGGGCAACCTCCAGAGACATATTCGCCAGGGGAACCTTAGAAGCTTGCCTGTGGATAAAGGACAAACCACCAGGATTTTACAGCATGCTTGACGTGCTGGGAATATAGATGAGCTTTTACGAGATTATAGAAGATGTAACTGCAGATACGGGTATAAGGGTTAGGACAAAGACTTTAGAGGAGCTCTTTTGTAAAGCCATACTTGCCACCTTTAACGAGATAACAGATATAGAAAACGTTAAACCTTCAAAAAGGGTAGAATTAGAAGTGAGAGGAGAGCTACCTTACCTTTTAGCGGATACCATAAACCAGGCTTTGGTTCTGCACGAGAAAGAAAAGTTCGTGGTAAGCAAGTGTGAGTCAGTAAAGTTAGGGGAAGATTGGGTTAAAGTGGTGCTCTTGGGTGGAGAGTATGATCCAAAGATCCATCCGTCCAAGCTGGTAATAAAGGCAGCTACATACCATAGGTTAAGATTGGAAAAAGTAGGAGAGGAGTTTGTAGCAGAGGTGATATTTGACATATGAACCTAAAAGCTTACGCAGAGCTTACTAAGTTTGAACACACCATCTTTGCCTTGCCCTTTTTGCTATCTTCGGTGGTCCTTCTTGTGGATAGTTTTCCTTCTCTTTGGAAGC
This window of the Thermocrinis sp. genome carries:
- a CDS encoding archease → MSFYEIIEDVTADTGIRVRTKTLEELFCKAILATFNEITDIENVKPSKRVELEVRGELPYLLADTINQALVLHEKEKFVVSKCESVKLGEDWVKVVLLGGEYDPKIHPSKLVIKAATYHRLRLEKVGEEFVAEVIFDI